Proteins encoded within one genomic window of Rubripirellula tenax:
- a CDS encoding GGDEF domain-containing protein, with protein MPFAINSPLLVGIALGMIVLAVGAAIGYRIGRRRQSGDGHQMTAEERQKMLQLLQELGAWTHEYSGNVSEYQDQLGRLSAAVEKGGVTSPSEVRVFTVLQQIMESNEHLKSRLDEAEERLEKQTRQIACYLTEARTDGLTGLFNRRALDQRLDELMTGYRAGGRSFVIALIDIDKFKAINDAHGHPGGDQVLKQLASLMRTQLDGAIMVARFGGEEFAAILDGPLKVAADRMNDLRKTVAGYEMLAGSKTIDVTISVGLSEPREDTIVAPVLRRADEALYTAKNIGRNRVYYHDGRDSILVGAPEVAKQ; from the coding sequence ATGCCGTTCGCCATCAATTCTCCTCTGCTCGTGGGCATCGCCCTGGGCATGATCGTCTTGGCCGTCGGCGCCGCGATCGGCTATCGCATCGGGCGGCGTCGGCAATCCGGTGACGGTCATCAGATGACCGCGGAAGAGCGACAAAAGATGCTGCAACTGCTGCAAGAACTGGGTGCCTGGACCCACGAGTACTCGGGCAATGTGTCGGAATACCAAGACCAACTTGGTCGGCTCAGCGCCGCGGTCGAAAAGGGCGGTGTCACGTCTCCGTCGGAAGTCCGAGTTTTCACCGTGCTTCAGCAGATCATGGAGAGCAACGAGCACCTCAAGTCGCGTTTGGATGAAGCCGAAGAGCGACTTGAAAAACAGACTCGCCAAATCGCGTGCTATTTGACCGAAGCGCGAACCGACGGTCTCACGGGGCTGTTCAATCGCCGCGCCCTCGATCAACGCCTCGACGAATTGATGACCGGCTATCGTGCCGGCGGCCGATCGTTTGTCATCGCGCTAATCGACATCGACAAGTTCAAGGCCATCAACGATGCGCACGGGCACCCCGGCGGCGATCAAGTGCTAAAACAATTGGCGTCGCTGATGAGGACCCAACTGGATGGCGCGATCATGGTCGCCCGATTTGGCGGCGAAGAGTTCGCGGCCATCTTGGACGGACCTTTGAAGGTGGCCGCCGATCGCATGAATGATTTGCGGAAAACGGTCGCTGGGTACGAAATGCTGGCGGGCTCCAAAACCATCGATGTGACGATCAGCGTCGGACTGAGCGAGCCGCGTGAAGACACCATCGTTGCCCCCGTGCTGCGCCGCGCCGACGAAGCGCTTTACACCGCCAAAAACATCGGCCGCAATCGAGTCTATTACCACGACGGCCGCGATTCGATCTTGGTCGGAGCACCCGAAGTGGCGAAGCAATAG
- a CDS encoding peptide MFS transporter translates to MSNTTSASNTSLNNRIDEQALLFGHPTGLYTLFFAEMWERFSYYGMRALLIFYMIKGFLGYGDQQAYTVYGAYTALVYMTPFIGGMLADRILGKRICVVIGGLLMAAGHLLMTIESEWPFFFALALLICGNGFFKPNISTTVGSLYRNGDPRRDDGFNIFYTGINLGASISPLLCGYVGETYGWHYGFGLATIGMLIGLAVFVMPNLITSVLIFAGALASAAGLLLFRPDNVWAISINIFVAFCLMTAAVIACKALSRGGLPAWAGGRPEGVTGRNDWKIYLGIAIAVPVFAMLVSGFSPFTQPVGIAETKAEQLNSRVELLKKFDVQPDIITEVEKIGIDGEPKLRGKSFQFLDAEWIDSISAKGGLGAIAGVFLAEVSKPAGLVLTLLGILAFGYLIRETVRLEKIARQRMTAALILIFFQMLFFAFFEQAGSSVNNFTDRNIDRVDEVDVVTPDIVGQTIRLQPTQAQLGYTRGDEVFTLSDLDGLRKYVQPTQKTDFEISWNVTEDNIGMGIARRIDELPASIFQSFNAVFILIFALVFNWIWSTLRNRKLDPSAPVKFALGLIQLGLGFGAFYLGAQSCNEQGMVTIAWLTLGILLQTTGELCLSPVGLSTMTKLSPKVLVSTLMGAWFLATAFSQYLAAIISQFTSVGGHGGGSEGDFPSPLETVNVYGDVFKQIAFTAIASGVVCLLLAPLLTKWMHTDSVEPAE, encoded by the coding sequence ATGAGCAACACGACGAGCGCCAGCAATACAAGTTTGAACAACAGGATCGATGAACAAGCCTTGTTGTTCGGGCACCCAACCGGGCTTTACACGCTATTTTTCGCCGAGATGTGGGAACGGTTTTCGTACTATGGCATGCGAGCCCTTTTGATCTTTTACATGATCAAGGGATTCCTCGGCTACGGCGACCAGCAGGCTTACACCGTCTACGGTGCCTACACGGCGCTGGTCTACATGACTCCGTTCATCGGTGGAATGCTGGCCGACCGGATCCTTGGAAAACGGATTTGCGTGGTCATCGGAGGCCTGCTGATGGCGGCCGGCCACTTGCTGATGACGATCGAATCGGAATGGCCCTTCTTCTTTGCTCTCGCGTTATTGATTTGCGGCAATGGTTTCTTCAAGCCCAACATTTCGACCACGGTCGGATCGCTGTATCGCAACGGAGATCCGCGACGCGACGATGGTTTCAATATCTTCTATACGGGGATCAACCTGGGTGCATCGATCAGCCCGCTGTTGTGCGGATACGTCGGCGAAACCTACGGTTGGCACTACGGATTTGGCTTGGCCACGATCGGAATGCTGATCGGGTTGGCGGTGTTTGTGATGCCCAATCTGATCACGTCAGTCTTGATCTTCGCCGGTGCGTTGGCATCCGCGGCTGGCTTGTTGCTGTTCCGACCCGACAACGTCTGGGCAATTTCGATCAACATCTTTGTTGCGTTCTGTTTGATGACCGCCGCGGTGATCGCGTGCAAGGCGTTGTCGCGTGGCGGACTGCCCGCGTGGGCCGGCGGACGCCCCGAAGGCGTGACCGGACGAAACGATTGGAAGATCTATCTGGGCATTGCGATCGCTGTTCCCGTCTTTGCGATGTTGGTATCCGGATTCTCGCCGTTCACCCAACCCGTCGGCATCGCCGAAACCAAAGCGGAACAATTGAACAGCCGAGTCGAGCTGCTGAAAAAATTCGATGTCCAGCCGGACATCATCACCGAAGTGGAAAAGATCGGCATCGATGGTGAACCGAAGCTCCGCGGAAAGTCCTTTCAATTTCTGGATGCCGAATGGATCGATAGCATCAGCGCGAAGGGCGGCTTGGGCGCAATCGCGGGAGTGTTTTTGGCCGAAGTCAGCAAGCCAGCCGGTCTTGTTCTAACGCTTCTTGGCATCCTGGCGTTCGGTTACTTGATTCGCGAAACGGTTCGACTTGAAAAGATCGCTCGCCAGCGAATGACCGCGGCTTTGATTTTGATTTTCTTTCAGATGCTGTTCTTTGCCTTCTTCGAACAGGCCGGCAGCAGCGTTAACAACTTTACCGACCGCAATATCGACCGAGTCGACGAGGTCGATGTGGTGACGCCCGACATCGTCGGCCAAACAATTCGGTTGCAGCCGACCCAAGCCCAGTTGGGCTACACGCGTGGCGATGAAGTGTTCACGCTGTCGGATCTGGATGGACTTCGCAAATACGTTCAACCGACGCAAAAAACCGACTTTGAAATCAGTTGGAACGTGACTGAGGACAACATCGGAATGGGAATCGCAAGACGCATCGACGAGCTTCCCGCTTCGATATTCCAATCCTTCAATGCCGTTTTCATTTTGATCTTTGCATTGGTATTTAACTGGATTTGGTCAACGCTGCGGAATAGAAAACTTGACCCCAGCGCGCCGGTGAAATTTGCTCTCGGTCTGATTCAATTGGGGCTCGGTTTCGGCGCGTTCTATTTGGGCGCCCAATCGTGCAACGAACAGGGAATGGTAACCATCGCGTGGCTGACCCTCGGAATCTTGTTGCAAACCACGGGTGAACTATGCCTGTCGCCCGTCGGATTGTCGACGATGACGAAACTGAGTCCGAAGGTCCTGGTCAGCACGTTGATGGGAGCATGGTTTCTGGCCACGGCATTCAGCCAATACTTGGCCGCGATCATCTCGCAATTCACCAGTGTTGGCGGGCACGGCGGCGGTTCAGAAGGCGATTTTCCATCGCCGCTTGAAACGGTCAATGTGTACGGCGATGTGTTCAAGCAGATTGCTTTCACGGCAATCGCCAGCGGCGTTGTATGCCTGCTGCTAGCCCCATTGCTGACCAAGTGGATGCATACGGATTCTGTTGAACCGGCCGAGTAA